Within the Kozakia baliensis genome, the region ACAACCGCCCCGCCCCCATGACGTAACGCCATTGAACCGATGCTGGCGGGAAAATCCCATGCCCGGATTTCCTGTCCATCGGCTGTCGCGCGAAACAGGCGCCTGCCAAGGCTGTCCACCCAGAAGATGCGCTGCGTATCGGCATCCCATAACGGATTTTCGCCCAGCGTTGTTTTCAGGTCAGCCACAACCGTGATGTGCATCACGTCCCCTTTCCTATCGCCAGCGCCGGGTTACGGCCCGTTCGGCATGCAGGGCCAGAAAGAAACAGCAGACCGACAGCACCATCGCCACAAGGCTGCACCCGAAGGCGCGTTCGGACCGGAATTCGGCTGTTGTAATACGGAACAGCGCACCCAGCCCCCCTGTCTGCATAAGATATTCGGCGGTCAGGCTCGCCAGGATCGCGGTCGGGCCGCGATACGCAGGGCTGTCATACAGGATGGCACGGATGCTGGCAGTCGAAGCAGCAGCAGCCGTGCCCGCGCGCCAGCCCCGAACACGCTGAAGACATCCAGACTGCCGCCGGAACCGACCGCAGTCCCGCGTGCATGTATACGAAGGCAGGCAGAAAACAGATGATGGCCACGATGATGATCAGCGTTGTCATGTGATACCCGAACAGGCGCGACAGAACAGGAATGATGGCCACAACCGGGATGGAAGACAGCATCATTGCAAGTGGCGTCAGCAGATATTCCATGACTGCGGAAAACTGGCACAGCAGCGCCAGCATGCCCCCATCGCCAGTCCCGCCGTAAGGCCCGGAACGGCGACCAGCAGCGTCCCTGCCGCGGCGCGGCCATAAACCAGCGGGTTGGACGCCATATCCATGAGGACAGCCATGGGGTGCGGCATGACGATCTGGTTGACCCCGCTGGCCTGCACCCCGACCTGCCAGGCCAGCAGCAGCAGGCACGGCCCCCACCAGCGCGCAAGGAAACGTTTCATCGGTAATGCCGTCCCACGATACGTTCGACATAGCCAAGCAGGACAAAAATGATGAGTGACAGCCCACAGCACAGGATGACCGTGCTCCACAGCAGGGCGATCTGGAAGTTTTCCATCGCGCTGAGGATCAGCAGCCCAAGACCATGGGCGGAGCCGAACCATTCGCCCAGTATGGTGCCCAGGAAAGCCACTGGCACGGCCTGCCGCAATCCGGTTACCAGTGCCGGCAGGGCGGACGGGACATCAAGCAGCCACAGCCTGCGCAGGGGGGACGCGCCGAATATCTGGAACAGGTCCCTATGCGTTGGCGCGGCCGACTCAATCGCAGTACAGCCTGCGATGTAGGAGACGAAAAAAGACCCCGATCGCGGCGATGGCCGTCCCGGCCCAGACAGGGGACAGCACGGCCATGAACAGCGGCCCCAGCGCGATCATGGGTATGGCATGGATAACGCTTGCCAGCCGGTCCAGCCCGGCCCGGGAAAAAGGCAGGAGATGCCGAACAGCGCGGCTGCAAGCCCCCCTGCCTGCCCGATGCCATATCCCCATGCCGCTGTCGAAAGCGTTGCCAGACTTGCACGGATATAGAGATGCCGGCGGTATGGCACCGTAAGGCTGGCGATGACACTGCTCAGTGGCGGAAAGGTCGGGCCAAGCAGTTTTGCATTCCCGATAACCTGCCACAGGACCAGGATAACCGCGAACCCGACGGCCGCAGTGATGGCTGCGCGGAAGTGGGTGACGTATTTCATGCTGTCGCACCGTGGCGATGTATCGGGGCATGTCCGTGGCGGGATCGCAGGATCGTGTGGCCTGCGCCATCACCCCTGTGTTTCGTTCCCGTGCTACGCTTCCGTGAATACTGGACGGGCATGTCGCACCCTCCCCCTCAGGATATGAACAGTCGGCGGGAAAACGTGGCAATGCGTGGCGTGGCCTGCATTGGAATCATAACTCCCAAGAAACGATGATAGCGACCTGCATCCATCATGTCAGTAACATAATTTACACGTTGACGCTCATTTGGAAAATAAAGTAACATTTTCCATCAGGAAAAAAATTGCGTGACATGTTTCGGGGCAGGCCGGGACAGCATACGGGGGGCATGGCATGAAATGGCATCGAAGATCGTTCCTCGCCAGCCTTGCCCTGTGCTGTGCTGCGGCACCCGGTTCCACACGGGCAGCCGAAACCCCGTCCCTGCCGGTTGTCAGGCTGAAGCTCGGCTGGATTGCCAATGTCCAGTACGCAGGCGAATGGATTGCCCTTGATCGCGGGTTTTTCCGTGATCAGGGGCTGGATGTCACATGGACAGCGGGCGGCCCCAATGCGCCAGACCCGGCCGTCATGCTGGCGGCGGGACGGGCCGACCTGTCCTACATGTCATGGCTGCCGTTTCTGGATGCGGTCGCACGTGGCAATGACCTTGTGATACTCGGCACCGAAATGCCCCGCAATCCGCTCGGGGTCATTTCACTGCCCGCCCACCCCGTGCGTGTGCCGCGCGACCTGCTTGGCCTGCGCATCCTTGCACAGGGCATTAACGAGACGACGTCAATCAATGCCGTGCTCGCCATTGCGGGCCTGCCCCGGCAATGGACCTTCGTCCCGGCCGGTTTTGCCCCCGATCCGCTGCTTGACGGGCAGGGCGACGCGTTCGTGGGGTTCGATACCAACCAGAAGCTCACGCTTGAAATGATGGGCCTGAAACAGGACAGGGACTTCATTTTCACGAATTTCGCCGATCTGGGATTCGTCACCCCTGCCGCCCTTCTGGTGACGACCCGCGCCTACCTTACGCAGAACCGGCCCCGCGTCGTGGCCTTCCTGCGTGCGTTGATACAGGGGTGGACCTTCAACGAAACCGATCCCGCGGTCGCTGCCCGTCTGGTGGTTGAAAAATATGGCGAGGATTACGGCTTCGACCTTGACCAGCAGATCCTGCAGAACAGGAGCCAGATCCCCTTCACCCATTATCGCGGCATGCCGTCGCGCCCGCTTCTCTCCCTCGATCGGGACATGATGGTCGGGCCGATGTATGCCGCCGCCCGCGCGGCGGGGCGCACGGCCCTGCCCGATATCGACCGGATTGCCGATTTCACGGTTGTTCCCGAAGCCTTTAAAGGAATTTGACATGGCGCTTCCCTCTCAGGCGGATATCGTCATCCATGGATGCGATATCGTAACAATGAACGATGCCGGGGACGTCATTCGTGATGGCGTCATCGTCATAAGCAACGGCCGGCTGGCGCATGTCGGTCCCCGGACCGATAT harbors:
- a CDS encoding ABC transporter permease subunit, whose translation is MLALLCQFSAVMEYLLTPLAMMLSSIPVVAIIPVLSRLFGYHMTTLIIIVAIICFLPAFVYMHAGLRSVPAAVWMSSACSGLARGHGCCCFDCQHPCHPV
- a CDS encoding ABC transporter substrate-binding protein; this encodes MKWHRRSFLASLALCCAAAPGSTRAAETPSLPVVRLKLGWIANVQYAGEWIALDRGFFRDQGLDVTWTAGGPNAPDPAVMLAAGRADLSYMSWLPFLDAVARGNDLVILGTEMPRNPLGVISLPAHPVRVPRDLLGLRILAQGINETTSINAVLAIAGLPRQWTFVPAGFAPDPLLDGQGDAFVGFDTNQKLTLEMMGLKQDRDFIFTNFADLGFVTPAALLVTTRAYLTQNRPRVVAFLRALIQGWTFNETDPAVAARLVVEKYGEDYGFDLDQQILQNRSQIPFTHYRGMPSRPLLSLDRDMMVGPMYAAARAAGRTALPDIDRIADFTVVPEAFKGI
- a CDS encoding ABC transporter permease subunit, which encodes MSGPGRPSPRSGSFFVSYIAGCTAIESAAPTHRDLFQIFGASPLRRLWLLDVPSALPALVTGLRQAVPVAFLGTILGEWFGSAHGLGLLILSAMENFQIALLWSTVILCCGLSLIIFVLLGYVERIVGRHYR